A single Carnobacterium alterfunditum DSM 5972 DNA region contains:
- the rpmG gene encoding 50S ribosomal protein L33: MRVNITLECTECKERNYISKKNKRNSPDRVEFKKYCPRERVVTLHRETK; this comes from the coding sequence ATGCGTGTAAACATCACATTGGAATGTACAGAATGTAAAGAACGTAATTACATCTCAAAGAAAAATAAACGTAACAGTCCGGACCGTGTTGAATTCAAAAAATACTGCCCGCGCGAACGTGTCGTAACATTACATCGTGAAACAAAATAA
- a CDS encoding YqgQ family protein encodes MINLYDVQQLLKRFGIYVYIGKRLWDIEIMMVELKKLHDNGLILDDEYLPAILILKQEHRKEEEKEQKS; translated from the coding sequence ATGATAAATTTGTATGACGTCCAGCAGCTGTTGAAGCGGTTTGGCATTTACGTATATATCGGGAAACGGTTATGGGACATTGAAATAATGATGGTTGAGTTGAAAAAATTACATGATAATGGATTGATATTAGATGATGAGTACCTGCCCGCTATACTTATTTTAAAACAAGAACATCGCAAAGAAGAAGAAAAAGAGCAAAAAAGTTAA
- a CDS encoding IS30 family transposase: MTYTHLTTDELVMIESYYHRNISVAKIAIYLNRTRTPIYTVINFLKEGHTALEYYQQYKENKRRCGRHRIVLPKKQQAYIKDKVAQGWTPDVIIGRAEESIKCSVRTLYRQFKEKIFDETTLPMKGKRKPNGHKERRGKQAFKRNIAEREKDYPQFTQEFGHIEGDTIVGVQHKSAIITLVERLSKVIITLKPDGRKASDIETAMNHWFQVIPRNLFRSITFDCGKEFSNWKSLCNRHDIAIYFADPGTPSQRALNENSNGLLRKDGLPKEMDFNQVDQSFVSSVADKRNNIPRKSLKYQTPLEVFLSYMSEDILSSLI, encoded by the coding sequence ATGACCTACACACATCTTACCACGGATGAGCTAGTGATGATAGAATCTTATTACCACAGAAATATCTCAGTTGCCAAAATAGCCATCTATTTAAACCGAACCCGTACACCCATTTATACCGTCATTAACTTCTTAAAAGAAGGCCATACAGCCCTTGAGTATTACCAACAGTACAAGGAAAATAAAAGGCGTTGCGGACGTCACAGAATCGTTCTCCCAAAGAAACAACAGGCCTACATTAAAGATAAAGTCGCTCAAGGTTGGACCCCTGATGTCATTATTGGTCGGGCGGAAGAGTCCATTAAGTGTTCTGTTCGTACCCTTTACCGCCAATTCAAAGAAAAAATCTTTGATGAAACCACGCTCCCAATGAAAGGGAAAAGAAAGCCAAATGGTCATAAAGAACGTCGGGGAAAACAGGCTTTCAAGCGGAATATCGCAGAAAGAGAGAAAGATTACCCTCAATTCACTCAAGAATTTGGCCATATAGAAGGCGACACCATTGTAGGTGTCCAGCATAAAAGCGCCATTATAACGTTAGTGGAACGTCTGTCGAAAGTCATTATTACCTTGAAACCTGATGGACGTAAGGCCAGCGACATTGAAACAGCTATGAATCATTGGTTTCAAGTCATTCCAAGAAACTTATTCCGCTCTATCACGTTTGATTGTGGGAAAGAATTTTCTAACTGGAAATCATTGTGCAACCGCCACGATATCGCTATTTATTTTGCGGATCCTGGAACACCATCACAACGCGCTTTAAACGAAAATTCTAACGGTCTCCTCCGAAAAGACGGTTTGCCAAAAGAAATGGACTTTAATCAAGTCGACCAATCGTTTGTTTCCTCCGTTGCAGACAAGAGAAATAATATTCCAAGAAAATCATTGAAGTATCAAACGCCATTGGAAGTATTTTTGAGTTACATGAGTGAAGATATTTTGTCTAGCTTAATTTGA
- a CDS encoding ROK family glucokinase, with protein MKNKIIGIDLGGTTVKFAILTSEGEIQQKWSIITDITDDGSHIVPAIVESINEQLERYQLSPSDFIGIGMGSPGTVDREEGTVIGAYNLNWDTSQPVKQLIEEGTGISFAIDNDANVAALGERWKGAGKNEEDIVFVTLGTGVGGGIIAGGRLIHGVAGAAGEIGHITVEPGGYECTCGNKGCLETVSSATGVVRLARDFSEEYAGDSKLKTIIDDGQLITAKDVFDLAKEEDELAIRVIDKVAYYLGLACGSVANILNPSAIVVGGGVSQAGVFLINQIQTYFDLFTYPTIRRTTRIRLAQLGNDAGVIGASSLVKKQKNGTL; from the coding sequence ATGAAAAATAAAATTATCGGGATCGACTTAGGTGGAACAACTGTAAAATTTGCTATCTTAACAAGCGAAGGAGAGATCCAACAAAAATGGAGCATTATAACGGATATCACAGATGATGGTTCACATATTGTGCCAGCTATTGTTGAGTCGATCAATGAGCAGCTTGAAAGATATCAATTATCGCCTAGCGACTTTATTGGCATTGGAATGGGGTCTCCTGGTACGGTCGATCGTGAGGAAGGAACTGTTATTGGCGCTTACAATTTAAATTGGGATACAAGTCAACCGGTCAAACAATTGATTGAAGAAGGAACAGGCATCTCTTTTGCTATCGACAATGACGCGAACGTGGCGGCTCTTGGTGAACGTTGGAAGGGTGCTGGAAAAAATGAAGAAGATATAGTATTTGTAACGCTAGGAACAGGTGTTGGCGGCGGAATTATTGCTGGGGGACGTTTGATCCACGGTGTTGCCGGTGCTGCAGGAGAAATAGGCCATATCACAGTAGAACCAGGTGGTTACGAATGCACGTGTGGTAATAAAGGCTGTCTTGAGACAGTTTCGAGTGCCACAGGAGTTGTTCGTCTAGCTAGAGATTTTTCAGAAGAGTACGCTGGCGACTCAAAATTGAAAACGATCATTGATGATGGTCAATTGATAACCGCTAAAGATGTTTTTGATCTTGCAAAAGAAGAAGATGAATTAGCGATTCGAGTGATAGATAAAGTTGCTTACTACTTAGGCTTAGCTTGTGGAAGTGTTGCGAATATTTTGAATCCATCAGCTATTGTGGTCGGTGGGGGAGTTTCCCAAGCAGGAGTATTTTTAATAAATCAAATCCAAACGTATTTTGATCTGTTCACTTACCCAACAATTCGTAGAACAACAAGAATCCGATTGGCCCAATTAGGAAATGATGCCGGCGTGATCGGAGCAAGTTCATTGGTTAAAAAACAAAAAAATGGTACTTTGTAA
- a CDS encoding rhomboid family intramembrane serine protease gives MKIKRFFKKPVVTYALLVIQIIAFVFMTFDGGSTNIATLLKYGAKFNPYIVLGEWWRLITPMFLHIGFIHLLMNSVILYYLGEQLEGIFGHLRFAGIYLLSGIAGNLASFAFSDALSAGASTALFGLFGSTIMLGQTFKYNPAIQQMAKSFGILIIINVVFGIFSSSIDLAGHLGGLLGGFLLATAISVPNPVVHLLNKRLIYGSFFVIMVIALAYIGYLNTPITFFEP, from the coding sequence ATGAAAATAAAACGTTTTTTTAAAAAACCAGTTGTGACATATGCACTGTTGGTTATTCAAATTATAGCATTCGTTTTCATGACTTTTGATGGTGGGAGTACGAACATTGCTACTTTATTAAAGTATGGAGCGAAATTTAATCCTTATATCGTTCTTGGAGAATGGTGGAGATTGATCACGCCAATGTTCCTACACATTGGATTCATTCATTTATTGATGAATTCAGTGATCCTCTATTATTTAGGTGAACAATTAGAAGGGATTTTTGGTCATTTGCGTTTTGCTGGTATTTACTTACTAAGTGGCATAGCTGGAAATCTTGCAAGCTTTGCTTTTAGTGATGCACTCTCTGCAGGCGCTAGTACGGCTTTGTTCGGATTATTTGGATCAACTATTATGCTTGGTCAAACTTTTAAATACAACCCAGCGATCCAACAGATGGCTAAAAGTTTTGGCATATTGATTATTATTAATGTAGTCTTTGGTATATTTAGTTCCTCAATCGATCTAGCGGGACATCTGGGAGGCTTATTAGGAGGATTTCTGCTAGCAACGGCTATCAGCGTGCCTAATCCAGTAGTCCATTTGTTAAATAAGCGTCTGATCTATGGCAGTTTTTTTGTCATCATGGTTATCGCCTTAGCCTACATTGGTTACCTGAATACACCTATTACATTTTTTGAACCTTAG